CTCATGGGCAACTATCTCGGTATGATGCTTGTAAGTCATGCTCTCATGTTCGGTGTCTTGGTGCTTTTGATAGGTTTTGGCCGTTACCTATACCGTTTCTTTTCTACGCAATTTCAGCATCCGGCACTTGCTTTTTTACTTTCAGGCCTTGCGATGCTTCTGGCTGCGAGTGCTTACGGTATTCTGAATATCTATTTTTTCAGATGGTTCGGCGCTGTGCCACCTATAGCGGAGGAGAGAATGTGGATTTATCACTCACATACACATGCTGCACTGTTGGGATGGATATCCTTTTCGTTTACAGGAATGATCTATATCGTTGTCCCTGCTATTGTAAAGTCGAACTCGCTTGATCTGTTGCGTTCCGAAAAAGCTCTTTCACAGATTCTCGATACAGCAACTCTTTCCCGGGCTTTCCGTCAACTGACAGTAGCTCTTGTTTCCGCTACATCTGTTTTACTCGCTTTCTATATGGAAAGCAATTCTCTTTTAGCGTTTGCTGGTGTTGTTTTCGGGTTCGCGGTATATTATTCAAGAATAAACCTTGGAAAGGCCTTCAAAGGCCGTTAACAAACATCCATGAAACATTTTTGTATTGTCTGGGTCTTTTTGTGCTGTATGTCATTGCTCCCTGTTTCAGGGTTTTCTTATGACAGTGAACATTACAGTGTTTTACAGCAAGGAGTCAAGAGCTGGAATGCCATGAGGGTCAGGGAGCCGGAAACCCGTTTTGACCTGAGCGGAGCAAACATGAAAGGCAAAAACCTCAAAGGTATTGATTTTAGTCATATGAACCTGACAGGAGCGCTTCTGGATGGCTCGGATCTCAGTGAAGCCGATCTTCGCGGAGCGGTTCTTGACAACGCGGTTTTCAAAAACACCTTGCTCTATGAAGCCCTTCTTCGTGACGCTTCCTTACGCGATGCGGATCTGGAGGAAGCCGGCCTCGATGGGGCGGATATGAGAGGGGTTGTCCTGGACGGAGCTGTTCTGCGCCAGGCAGATCTTGCCGGCAGTTTGTTGAGGGATGCGAGTCTCAGGGGAACCGATTTGCGTGCTGCGAACCTCAGAATGGCTGATCTTGGGGGAGCGAACCTTGATGGTGCTTATTTATGGCGGGCAGTTCTTGATGGAGCTAATCTTGAAGGAGCTGTTGTGACGCCTGTTACCATCGTGGAAACCGGAAGCTTTGCCGATCAGGCGTGGGCCGAGAAAAAAGGTGCCTCGTTGACGATAGCCGAACATGACAATTCAGCAGGGGCCATCGCAGTCGAAAAAGAAGCTGCTGGGCAGCAAAAGAGTGCTGAAAAGATGTTGGCGGAAAAAGAAGAAACGCTAAAAAGCGATCCGGACACGGCAACGGTGTATCTTGAAAAAAGCTGGCCGATAAATCCTGTTCAGCAGAAGATTCGTTTTGGTGTTACACGTGACAAAGTTGAAACACTCATGTATGATGTGCATCAGCGGGAGCTTTTGGTCGACAATGTTTCCCGGTGGAACAAAATGAGAAAAGAGAGCCCGGAAAAGCCGATACGTCTTGCTGAGGCAACGTTAAGCAGAAAAATGCTTGATGGAGCGGATTTGCGAAACGCGGACCTGAGTGGGGCCTTGTTGAAGCGTACGGATCTTGTCGAAGCAGATATGAGAGGGGCGAATTTGAGGGGGGCCAATCTTCGCGAAGCTGATCTTACGAATGCCGATCTTCGGGGGGCTGATCTTCGGGGAGCGTATCTCTGGAGAGCGAACCTGAGCTGGACTATGTGGGAAGGTGCGATAGTCGATGCTCAAACCGTTCTGGGGACTGGCAAGAAAGCAACTCCCGAATGGGCAAGGAAGTCCGGAGCGCTTTACCGGCTCGGAGATTGAGAATACGCTCCAGTTTTTTCCAACTGTGAACGCTGATATTTCCGGTTATCTTTTTACGATATCGCATATGAGAAAAAGCCTGCGATCCGGGAGAAATGAAAACTTGTGAGAGATATGAAAAGAAGAGGCGAGCCGCTGGTGACGGTTACCATTCCTATGTATAACAATGAGAGATTCATCAGGCAAACAATTGAATCGATTCTCGATCAAACATATACGAATTTTGAACTGCTGATTTATGACGACAATTCAACGGATGGATCATATGAGATAGCTGCTTCTTTCAAAGATCCCCGGCTGCGGGTTTTTAAAAATGAAAGGAATCTCGGTCCAGAGGGAAACTGGAACCGGTCTATAAATGAGGTCAGGGGCAAGTATGTCAAGCTCGTATGCGGAGATGATGTTCTTTATCCGGATTGCCTGGAAAAGCAGGTTGCGGTTTTCGAAAAAAACCCTTGTTCAGGTATAAGCCTTGTCTGCAGTCAACGAACAATTATCGATCCGGAGGGCAAATCACTGATCAAGAAAATAAATCTGGTTGACAAAGGCCGGCACAAAGCTGTCGATATTACCAGAAAACTCATCCGGATGGGAACAAATATTCTGGGAGAGCCTGCCTGCGGTCTTTATCCTTCATCCCTCTTGCCGTATACACATGGTTATAGTGCAAGGGTTCCTTATACCATCGATCTTGAGTTCTGGATGCAACTGCTCAGACTCGGTGATCTTTACATGATCGACGAGTCGCTCTGTGCGTTCAGGATTTCCGATGAGTCATGGTCATCGAGGATTGGAGATATGCGTTATCATCAGTTCATAGAGTTCATGGAGCAGACGGCATCTGAAAAAATGTTCGAAGTAACCGATCTGGATATGTTCATCGGAAAAATCAATTGTGCCGTTCATTCGATGACCAGCACCGTAGGGTTCAAGCTGTTTGCCGGCACTGCTCAGGAAGAAGGTGGTTTTTTCAGTTGATACGATAACTACCCCTGCTGTTTTTGCCCCTCAGTACTGGCATGAGATGTAAATATTGCGGATATTAAAAAGGAAATACACTTCTCAACAACATTACTATTGTGTGGTTATGTCAGTACAATCAGCAAAAGAGTTTTTGGAAAAAATTACATCGGATGACGCTTTTCGCCACTCGTTGATCAGCGAACTTGCAAAAGTCCGGTCTGAGCTTGTTTCACAGGCCGGTTTTGAGTTCAATGAAAAAGAACTCGAAGAGGCAAAAAGCTCATTGCCGGCAGGAGTTCTGGGTCAGATACCGGGCTGGTTTTGCGATATGGAAGAGAGTGGCAGGCCGTACAAGGGCCGAAAGTGCGGAGGAGGCCTCTGGCATTAGCCGACGACATTCTTGAAAAAAAAGTCACCATCAACCTGATTAACTCCCTCGGATATGAAACCAATCTGCATCAACAACTACTGTTTTGACCATGTCCATATCTGGATTCAGTATGACCATTCGATACCCCAGTTTGTTGAGGTGGCGATCGAAATTTTTTATCCCCGTGATCGTCAAGCCAACGGGCTTGTGATGTTCAACCACGGTTTTCTTATCGGTGTCGATCTTCTGTACTATCCGAAAAAAATTATCGGATCGTTTCTCAACGATACGCCTCTTTTCGGTGTACATCCGTCTTACTATTATAACTACTCCAATGCCCTTGTCGAAAAGAACTGGGCGATGGCGTATGTCACCTCTACGCATATGCAGATGCAGGGTGTTCCCTGGACCGATTTTGGGGGAAATCCGAGGGTCGGCCAAGAGGCTTACGCTGCGGCCTCCTATCTCATCAAGTACGGCGTGACCGACGAGTTTTACAAGGCCGAAAAGAAATACAGAAACACCGCTCTCTACAAGCCTGATGACATTGAGAAGGCCCGTTTCATGCGCTCGAACAACGTGATCTTCGCCGGCCATTCGGTTGGGGGCGCACATGCTCAGGTTCCGGCTACAGGGTTTGAAACCATGCGGAAGATAGGCGAAGATACGTGTCGGCCTTTTGACCCGGTGATTTATGATCGGGAGTTTTTGCCGAAATATTCGGAGCGCATGTCCGAATGGGCCCCAGAAGAGAGGGCGAATCCTGTCGGTCTCGTTCAGCTTTCACCGGTGGACCAGAAGGTGCCGCTGATCGGGCCGGGCATGGCCGATTACCGCAAGGTTCTGGCAGAAAGAGAGTTACCCATACTCATGATTATCGGGGAATGCGACAGCGCCTGTCTGAAAGATTCCGTACCTCCTGCATGGTCACCGAATCCCGATGAAACAACTGAATTTTCACAGCTTGCGCCAGAAGGCAGTAACTCATGGGCTGTCGTTGCAAATGTGGAAAAAGGCAGTCACTGCGGTTACCTCACCAAAGAAAGCGACTTGTGCAGTCTTGCCGATGTAGACTCCGGTTTGTGTAAGGAAGGTACGAAAACCTGGAAAGCGGGTGGGCAGGAAGCTGCATTTACCAATGAGCTGTTCAAGCAGTTCATCGCCATGTATCCCGATGGTCAGGGATTCCAGGGTGACTTTAAAAAATGGATTCACAGCGACTTCATCAAATGGCTCAACCGTGAAAACCCATACGGCAAGATAAATATGGTGCCGTTTGCCGATGGAAAGTACATCGATTATAGCTCACACGGCGGATGCCCTCCCTTGGAAGCGAAGAAAGGGAAAAAGTAACGCTGGGTGCTGGAGCCAGTAGTGAGCGTTCAGAAACCACCTCATCTTCATGCATTCCCGGACCAAGTCCGGGAATCCATTTTTCTTGCAAGTTTGTATGACTTTATGAGCATTGGAATGATTCTGACTTTCAATGATGGGCGTCGGCATGAAGTTAAAACATCAGGCTCAACATGAGTGGCCGGCGTGGTTATAAGTGCTGTGGTGTCCAGGAAAAATCGTCTTAACAACAGGCTGGAACAAGCAGTGCCGGTGTTCAATGCTGAGTGGTGAAGCAGAGCAGCGTTCGGTAGTTTGACCTACTGAGCAAGGTGAACAGTTCTTATAGTTTTTCACTCGAACCGGTTCCTGGTATAGTCGGTTGAAATCTATGAAGTATATATTTCCGGGTTTTTCTATAAAAATCTTATGCGGAAAAAGTGTGTACCGCGGTCCGGGTTATTGCTCATAAGCACAGAAACTCTCGTTTAACTGTCTGAACATACTTTTGAGTTCGTTGGAGAATCGATAGAGACGTATTCAGTGAGCAAATCTATAGCAGATGTGATGTTAGATGAGCAATCGTATTTTTATTATTGGCGGTGGCGGGCAGATTGGACGTGCGGTAGCCCTGAAATTTTTAACCTTGGGGTGGAACGTAATATCAAGTGGTCGCAAGGTGCCGAGTGAACCGATTAATAATGATCGGATTAGGTACGTAACTGTTGATCGTCACGATACGCAACGTATGCGTGAAGCGATTTCTCCCGGTGTTGATTTATTGCTTGACTGTTTAAGCTTCGACGAGAGCGACTCGAATCAGCTTGTCGAATTGCAAGATTTGGTGGGTCGTATCTGTGTGATCTCATCCGCCAGCGTCTATATGGATGATCAAGGAAGAACCCTCGATGAAGCATCTGACTTTGGATTTCCAGACTTTGGAGGACCACTGAATATCGATCATCGTATTGTTGAGCCGGGACCTGCAACATACTCTACCAGAAAAGTCGCCATGGAGCTGCGCCTTCTATCAGGCGCAGCGGAAAAATCAACGATTCTAAGGCCGTGTGCGATTTATGGACCGCACAGCAAACACGCACGAGAATGGTTCTTTGTGAAGCGACTGCTTGATGGGAGAAAGCAAATTCCGCTGGCCTATGAAGGCAAGACACGTTTTCATACAACTTCTGTCAAACACATTGCGCAGGCGGTTGCTGCAGCGATAGAATCCGCAACACCGTCCACTATGAATGTTGTTGACCCGCAGGCACCGACAACTCGTGAAATCGGTGAAGCTATTATGTCGGCAGCAGGCGTTTATGCCGAGATTATCGGCTTACCTGTGGTTGACGAATATCCTCCATCGGTCGGAGCAAATCCGTGGGGTTTGAAACGTGATATGATATGCGTGGTATCAAACGCGTATTCGCCAATTGGCGAGTACGGAGATTTAATCAAGCCGACGATAGACTGGCTTATGAGTGACCTTGATCTTGTTGACTGGAAAAGTGAACTTCCCGTGCTTGCGGCATACCCGTTTTCCTTGTTTGACTATGAAAAGGAAGATGAATTATTGCGTAACCTCTAAGGCTTACATGAAGCACTCTTGACAATAATTATCATAAATTGACAATTTTTCCGTTTACGAATACAAGGAGAACATCATGTCAATGAATGTCAATTTGACCCCGCTGCTTGAAAAGATGGTACGTGAAAAAGTCAGTTCAGGGTTGTATACCTTGCAAGTGAAGTCATCCGGGAAGCGTTGCGGCTCATAGATGAGCGAGATTCGATTCGAAAAGCAAAGCTTGATCTGCTGCGGAAAGAGATTCGCGCCGGTATTGAAAAGTGGTCCGGCAACGGTCTGGAATCCAGACGAGGTAAAGGAAGCCTGTCGCAAAAGAACGTAGGAAAACAGTCGGAGAATGCCATGCCTATAGTCAGGAGCCGCCCTCTCGTTTTCGATGATCTTGCCAAAATATGGAGTTATATCGCTGAAAACAGCTGAGCCGGGTTGGCGCTTTTATTGATTCCATTGACAGGAAATTCCATGAGCTGGCACAATCACCCCGTATTGGTTTACGCACGGGTTTCGACGAACGGGTAGGGACTCGGTTTGCAGCTCGATGCGCTCGAGCAGGGGGGCATACCGAAAAAACTGATATTCATCGACAAGGCAAGCGGCGCAAAAGCCGATCGTCAGAGGCTCACTGACTGCATGAAAGAACAGCACAGCCGATACCTTGGTTATCTGGCGGCTGGACCGGCTCGGTCGATCCCTCAAACACCTCATCGAAATCGTTGAAGAACTCAAGGAAAGGGGAGTAGGATTCCGCTCGATCTCGGACGGCGGCATCGATACCACAACAGCATTTGGCGGAATGGTATTCAATATCTCTGCAACCTTGACGCAGTTCGAACTCCGGTTGATTCAGGAACGCACACAGACCGGATTGAAGGCTGCACGGGCAAGAGGGAAAAATGTCGACAGGCCGAAGATTTCTCCGGACGATGAGAACGTGCGGATGGTGAAAAAGATGAGTCAGAACCACACTATCAGCGTCGGGGAGATCTGCAAGACCCTGGGGATATCGAGGGCCACGTATTATAGGTATTTGGAGATCCATGAATAATGCTGATCGAGATTTATGCGGTTGTCGCATTAGGAGGATAACAGGCATCAAAACCTACCCAAGGATAGTTTGGATGTGCTTGTTTGATAATGAATTAAGGTGTTTTTGCGGTATATTGTTGGTAAGTGGTTAGATATTCTGAGTACAGATAATAATTAATGTTAGCCTCGAAAGAAAACGGAGCATAAAATTGGCTGTTTTGGATTTCAAAGAGATACCTGAAGCTCACAAAGCAAGCGGAAGGCAAGATACGTTCGAACTGTTCGCTCGCGATTTTCTATCGTTCATGGGTTACAAGATCATCACTGATCCAGACAGAGGCGCTGATAGTGGAGTTGATTTAATTGTTGAAGAAAAGCGCAATGGCGTAGGTGGCGAAACCATCATCAGATGGCTTGTAAGCTGCAAGCACAAGGCGTTTAGTGGAAATTCC
This genomic window from Prosthecochloris marina contains:
- a CDS encoding pentapeptide repeat-containing protein, whose product is MKHFCIVWVFLCCMSLLPVSGFSYDSEHYSVLQQGVKSWNAMRVREPETRFDLSGANMKGKNLKGIDFSHMNLTGALLDGSDLSEADLRGAVLDNAVFKNTLLYEALLRDASLRDADLEEAGLDGADMRGVVLDGAVLRQADLAGSLLRDASLRGTDLRAANLRMADLGGANLDGAYLWRAVLDGANLEGAVVTPVTIVETGSFADQAWAEKKGASLTIAEHDNSAGAIAVEKEAAGQQKSAEKMLAEKEETLKSDPDTATVYLEKSWPINPVQQKIRFGVTRDKVETLMYDVHQRELLVDNVSRWNKMRKESPEKPIRLAEATLSRKMLDGADLRNADLSGALLKRTDLVEADMRGANLRGANLREADLTNADLRGADLRGAYLWRANLSWTMWEGAIVDAQTVLGTGKKATPEWARKSGALYRLGD
- a CDS encoding glycosyltransferase family 2 protein, whose protein sequence is MKRRGEPLVTVTIPMYNNERFIRQTIESILDQTYTNFELLIYDDNSTDGSYEIAASFKDPRLRVFKNERNLGPEGNWNRSINEVRGKYVKLVCGDDVLYPDCLEKQVAVFEKNPCSGISLVCSQRTIIDPEGKSLIKKINLVDKGRHKAVDITRKLIRMGTNILGEPACGLYPSSLLPYTHGYSARVPYTIDLEFWMQLLRLGDLYMIDESLCAFRISDESWSSRIGDMRYHQFIEFMEQTASEKMFEVTDLDMFIGKINCAVHSMTSTVGFKLFAGTAQEEGGFFS
- a CDS encoding Nif11-like leader peptide family natural product precursor; the protein is MSVQSAKEFLEKITSDDAFRHSLISELAKVRSELVSQAGFEFNEKELEEAKSSLPAGVLGQIPGWFCDMEESGRPYKGRKCGGGLWH
- a CDS encoding NAD-dependent epimerase/dehydratase family protein, yielding MSNRIFIIGGGGQIGRAVALKFLTLGWNVISSGRKVPSEPINNDRIRYVTVDRHDTQRMREAISPGVDLLLDCLSFDESDSNQLVELQDLVGRICVISSASVYMDDQGRTLDEASDFGFPDFGGPLNIDHRIVEPGPATYSTRKVAMELRLLSGAAEKSTILRPCAIYGPHSKHAREWFFVKRLLDGRKQIPLAYEGKTRFHTTSVKHIAQAVAAAIESATPSTMNVVDPQAPTTREIGEAIMSAAGVYAEIIGLPVVDEYPPSVGANPWGLKRDMICVVSNAYSPIGEYGDLIKPTIDWLMSDLDLVDWKSELPVLAAYPFSLFDYEKEDELLRNL
- a CDS encoding recombinase family protein, translating into MVIWRLDRLGRSLKHLIEIVEELKERGVGFRSISDGGIDTTTAFGGMVFNISATLTQFELRLIQERTQTGLKAARARGKNVDRPKISPDDENVRMVKKMSQNHTISVGEICKTLGISRATYYRYLEIHE